CGACGTGGGTGGCGAGATGTCGCGGAGGGCGGGCGAGCAGAAGGGCCAGCAGGCCGATACGGACGAGAACCGTGATGGAGTAGCTGGTTCCGGCGAAGGCCCGGAGGGATTCGGGGGTGAGGCCGTCGGGGACGGCGGAGTCTTCCCAGAGCCACTGGATCCCGGCCTGGGCGAGCGAGGCCGCGACCGCGAGGGCGGCGCCCACCCGGGTCACGGTGTGGATCCCCGGTGCCGCGGCCGCCGGATCGAGGACCCGGGCCGCGGGCCGGAGACCGAGGGCCGCGACCAGGCTGAGGTAGAGCAGGCCCTTGGTCAGGCCCGCGAGCAGTTGCAGTCCGGCGGAGGGGCCGGCCGTGGGCGTCGGGCCGGCGGGAGTGGCGGCGACGGTGGCGGGCACGCCGTACCCGAACTGGACGGCGCCGCCGACCGGGTGGCTGTCGTCCGAGACCACGGTCCAGCTGGCGATGTAGACGCCTTCGGGCAGGCCGGGCCGCAGGGCGATGACCAGGACGTGGCCGCCGTCGGTGAGGCGGGGGGCGTGCTGGGTGACGTCGGCGCCGGAGGGGTCGAGCACCCGGGCCGCGCCGGTGGCCGGAGGCAGGGTGACGGCCTCGCTGAAGGTCACCTGGATGCGGGTGGGGGCGGTGTCGAGCTGGGAGCCGTCGGCCGGGTCGACGGCCAGGACGTAGGCGTGGGCCTGGGCCGGTGTGGCGGTCAGGACCGGGAGCAGGGACGCCAGGACGACGAGGAGGACGAGGGGGACGACGGGGCGTCGGACGGCGCGGATGGTCACGTCCGGCGGCCGGCCGGGGCGGGCGGGTGATCGGGGAGAGCGGGGCGGCCCGGACCGGCGGGTCGCTCCTCGGCGTTCCCCGGGGCCAGCCGGGTCCGGGCCAGCGCCGCGGCCGCAAGGCCGGCCGCCAGCAGCGCCAGGCCGAGCGCGGCCAGTCCCAGCCACACCCCGGCGTCGCCGCTGGTGTCCAGGTCGGAGGCGGTCAGTGACGACGAGCCGTGCCCGGGGTGGGCGGCGTCCGTCGCCGTCCCGCCCACGGTGAGGCTGGGTGCCGGGTGCTCGGGCCGGGCGCCGTTCTCCGCCTGCTGCACCCAGCCGACCTCGGTGTCGTCCGTGTAGTGCTGCACCGCGGGGAAGTACAGGGTGCCCGAGGCGGGCAGCGGGGCGATTCGCACCTGGAAGGTGGCGAAGGCGCCGGGGGCGATGCCGTCACCGGTGGCGGTCCAGGTGATGCGGGCCGTGTCTGCGCGTACCTCCCAGCCGGGCTCGGCGTGGGTCAGGACCGAGGTCAGGCCGGTGGGCAGGTCGACGGTGAGGCCGTCGGTGGACGCCGTGTCGGACTCGGTGGGGACGGTGAACGTGAGCGTGGCGGTGTCCCCGGCGGTCGTGGAGGTGGCCTCGACGGTGACGTGGGCCTGGGCGGGAGCGGCCAGGGCGATCAGGGCGGCGGTGGCGAGCACCACGACCGTCAGGCCGCGCGGGATCATGCTTCTCACGGCGTCTTTTCCAGTTCGTCGGGAGCTGCGGTGGCCTCCTCGTCGAGCAGGGCCAGGACGTGTGCGCGCAGGGCGACGAACTCGGGGGAGGACTGGTCGCGCGGGCGGGGCAGGTCGATCCCGACGACCTCGCGGATGCGCGCCGGGCGGGGTGACAGGACGACGAGGCGGTCGGCCAGGACCAGCGCCTCGCTGACGTCGTGGGTGATCAGCACGGCGGTGAAACCCCGCTCCCGCCAGAGCCTCAGCAGCTCCCCCTGGAGGACGCGGCGGGTCAGGGCGTCGAGCCGCCCCAGAGGCTCGTCGAGCAGCAGCACCGGTGGGTCGTTGACCAGGGCCCGGGCCAGGGCGGCGCGCTGGGCCATGCCGCCGGACAGCTGCGCCGGCCAGGCCTCGGCGAAGTCCGTGAGACCGACCAGGGCCAGGGCGTCGTCGATCTGCGCCCGGGACCGGCCGAGCACCCCACGCGCCTGCGGGCCGATCGCGATGTTGCCGCGCACCGTGCGCCAGGGCAGCAGCGTCGGGTCCTGGAACACCAGGGCCCGGGAGGGGTCCGGACCCGTCACCTTGTGGCCGTCGACCAGCACGGTGCCGAACAGCGGCCGGTCCAGCCCGGCCAGCAGCCGGATCAGCGTGGACTTGCCCGACCCGCTGGGGCCGACCAGGGCGACCATCTCCCCCGGGGCCACCGTCAGCGAGATGTCGTCGAGCACCGGCAGGTCGGCGCCGCTGCTGCGGAACGCCTGGGTGACGTGCTGGATGTCGATCCGTGCGCCCGGCGTGCTCACCATCGGGTCAGCTCCCTCTCCCAGCGCAGGGCCCAGCCGCGCAGCCGCAGCAGCAGGCTGAGCAGGATCCCGCAGACCAGCACCAGCACGACGATCCCCGCGTACAGGCCAGGGAAGTCGCCCCAGCCCTTCTGCCAGTTCAGGTACCAGCCCAGACCGGAGTTCACGCCGAAGTTCTCGGCCACGGTGAGGCTGACGAACGAGGCCCCCAGCGCCATGAAGGCCCCGGTCAGGATGCTCGGCAGGGCAGCCGGCAGGCTGACGCGCAGCAGCAGGAACCAGCGGTCCGCGCCCAGGGTCTGGGTGACGTCGTAGTACGAGCGCGGCACACTGAGGATCCCCGCACGGGTGAGCACGGTGATGGGGAACCAGACACTCACGGCGATGAGGAAGACAGCCCCGGTGTACGCACTGGGAAAGAGCACGAAGATCACCGGGACCCAGGCCAGGGTCGGCACCGGCCCGAGGAACATCAGCACCGGGTGCAC
Above is a genomic segment from Kineosporia corallincola containing:
- a CDS encoding YcnI family protein; the encoded protein is MIPRGLTVVVLATAALIALAAPAQAHVTVEATSTTAGDTATLTFTVPTESDTASTDGLTVDLPTGLTSVLTHAEPGWEVRADTARITWTATGDGIAPGAFATFQVRIAPLPASGTLYFPAVQHYTDDTEVGWVQQAENGARPEHPAPSLTVGGTATDAAHPGHGSSSLTASDLDTSGDAGVWLGLAALGLALLAAGLAAAALARTRLAPGNAEERPAGPGRPALPDHPPAPAGRRT
- a CDS encoding ABC transporter ATP-binding protein — its product is MVSTPGARIDIQHVTQAFRSSGADLPVLDDISLTVAPGEMVALVGPSGSGKSTLIRLLAGLDRPLFGTVLVDGHKVTGPDPSRALVFQDPTLLPWRTVRGNIAIGPQARGVLGRSRAQIDDALALVGLTDFAEAWPAQLSGGMAQRAALARALVNDPPVLLLDEPLGRLDALTRRVLQGELLRLWRERGFTAVLITHDVSEALVLADRLVVLSPRPARIREVVGIDLPRPRDQSSPEFVALRAHVLALLDEEATAAPDELEKTP